In a single window of the Cervus elaphus chromosome 1, mCerEla1.1, whole genome shotgun sequence genome:
- the LOC122699957 gene encoding olfactory receptor 5AL1-like: MEKGNYSAVSEFILLGLTDNPELQATLFGVFLVIYLASVLGNLGLIVLIQVSPQLHTPMYFFLSHLAFIDFSFTSSVTPNTLVNFLCEAKSITFYACAIQLCCFITFVVCEQYLLSIMAYDRYVAICNPLLYAILMPKKLCNWIIASTYAYGFIVGLAQTVATFLLSFCGSNRVNHFYCDDVPLVALACSDTQVKELMLLIIAGFNTLCSLLIVIISYIFILFAILRIRSAEGRQKAFSTCVSHLTSITIFYATIIFMYLLPNSSHSLNTDKFASVFYVVVIPMLNPLIYSLRNQEVKNALKRIIEKLHLAIK, translated from the coding sequence GGACTCACAGATAATCCAGAACTTCAAGCCACTCTCTTTGGTGTATTCCTAGTAATCTATTTAGCTAGTGTCCTGGGTAATCTTGGTTTGATTGTGTTAATTCAAGTCAGCCCGCAGCTTCACACacccatgtatttttttctcagccATCTGgcctttattgatttttcttttacttcatcTGTCACCCCAAACACCTTGGTGAATTTTCTGTGTGAAGCTAAAAGTATAACATTTTATGCATGTGCCATTCAGCTGTGCTGTTTCATCACATTTGTAGTTTGTGAACAGTATTTGCTTTCAATCATGGCCTATGATAGGTATGTTGCCATTTGCAACCCTTTACTCTACGCCATCCTCATGCCTAAAAAACTCTGCAATTGGATCATTGCTAGCACATATGCTTATGGATTCATTGTGGGTCTTGCACAGACAGTCGCAACATTCCTCTTGTCTTTCTGTGGCTCCAATAGGGTCAACCACTTCTATTGTGATGATGTTCCCTTGGTCGCACTGGCTTGCTCTGACACTCAAGTCAAAGAGCTGATGCTCTTAATCATTGCTGGGTTCAACACCCTTTGCTCTCTACTGATCGTGATCATTTCTTACATCTTCATCCTCTTTGCCATTCTGAGGATCCGTTCTGCTGAAGGAAGGCAAAAAGCCTTTTCTACCTGTGTTTCCCATCTCACCTCCATCACCATATTTTATGCAACAATCATCTTTATGTACCTGCTGCCCAATTCAAGTCATTCTCTGAACACAGATAAATTTGCTTCGGTGTTCTATGTGGTGGTGATTCCCATGTTAAACCCATTGATCTATAGTTTGAGGAATCAGGAAGTAAAGAATGCACTGAAGAgaattatagaaaagttgcaTTTGGCTATCAAATAA